A window of Flavobacterium flavigenum contains these coding sequences:
- a CDS encoding pirin family protein, which produces MENIVLHKAETRGNANHGWLNAYHSFSFASWYNPERIQFGALRVLNDDTIAGGMGFGTHPHDNMEIITIPLEGDLAHKDSMGNTEVIKNGDIQVMSAGTGIQHSEFNPNADQQTKLLQIWLFPNKRNVTPRYQQITLNVADRHNKLAQVLSPNADDDGVWIHQDAWFNMGNFDAGTATEYKIKKEGNGVYAFILKGNVTINGQELNTRDAVGISGTDTLSIKADTDAEFLLMDIPMNY; this is translated from the coding sequence ATGGAAAATATAGTATTGCACAAAGCAGAAACAAGAGGAAATGCAAATCACGGATGGTTGAACGCTTATCATAGCTTTAGTTTTGCAAGCTGGTACAATCCGGAAAGAATTCAGTTTGGAGCTCTTCGCGTTTTGAACGATGACACGATTGCAGGCGGAATGGGTTTTGGTACACATCCTCACGATAATATGGAAATCATTACCATTCCGTTAGAAGGTGATTTGGCGCACAAAGACAGCATGGGAAACACTGAAGTAATCAAAAACGGAGACATTCAGGTAATGAGTGCCGGAACCGGAATTCAGCATAGTGAGTTTAACCCGAATGCAGACCAGCAGACAAAATTATTGCAAATCTGGCTGTTTCCAAACAAAAGAAACGTTACGCCGCGCTATCAGCAAATCACTTTAAATGTGGCTGACAGGCACAATAAACTGGCACAGGTTTTATCTCCAAATGCTGATGACGACGGTGTTTGGATTCATCAGGATGCCTGGTTCAATATGGGTAATTTTGATGCGGGAACTGCAACCGAATATAAAATCAAAAAAGAAGGGAATGGAGTGTATGCTTTCATCTTAAAAGGAAATGTTACCATTAATGGTCAGGAATTAAATACCCGTGATGCTGTTGGAATTTCAGGAACTGACACTTTGAGCATTAAAGCAGATACTGATGCAGAATTTTTATTGATGGATATTCCGATGAATTATTAA
- a CDS encoding helix-turn-helix domain-containing protein, producing MKKYPVYSVENFSCNDIHREFYVNTFKEHLKSHSFIEEPHRHDSYLMVFFTNGSGIHEIDFDRFEIKKGSLFVLQPGQMHHWSLSDDIEGFVIIFSQELYNLYFGQKKINDYNFYHSIHNRPEMLFETAELPKILPYFNLLIEENSRQRNLQLDKMLNLLDCIHIEISRKYGETYSHKTHSYNIKISAFEKLLEEYFKEEKSPSFYADKLNITLKHLNRICNEILQKTATDVIMDRVILEIKRMLTDKQLAVNEIASAVGYDDYSYFSRVFKKQTGISPTAFRELKN from the coding sequence ATGAAAAAGTATCCGGTTTATAGTGTGGAAAATTTTAGCTGTAATGATATTCATCGTGAATTTTATGTGAATACTTTTAAGGAGCATTTAAAAAGCCATAGTTTTATAGAAGAACCGCATCGGCATGATTCGTATTTGATGGTGTTTTTTACGAATGGTTCCGGAATACATGAAATTGATTTTGACCGTTTTGAAATTAAAAAGGGAAGTTTGTTTGTCCTTCAGCCCGGACAAATGCACCATTGGAGTTTGTCTGATGATATTGAGGGTTTTGTGATTATATTTTCGCAGGAACTTTATAATTTATATTTCGGGCAGAAAAAAATCAACGATTACAATTTTTATCATTCGATTCACAATCGACCCGAAATGCTTTTCGAAACTGCAGAACTACCTAAAATTTTGCCTTATTTTAATCTTTTGATTGAAGAAAACAGCCGGCAGAGAAATCTCCAACTGGATAAAATGCTGAATTTACTGGATTGTATTCATATCGAAATTTCGCGAAAATATGGGGAAACGTATTCACACAAAACGCATTCTTATAATATTAAAATAAGTGCTTTCGAAAAGCTTTTGGAAGAATATTTTAAAGAAGAGAAATCTCCCTCTTTTTATGCGGACAAACTTAATATCACGCTGAAACACCTCAATCGGATTTGTAATGAAATATTGCAAAAAACGGCTACTGATGTGATTATGGATAGGGTAATTTTGGAAATCAAACGAATGCTGACAGATAAACAATTAGCGGTTAATGAAATCGCTTCAGCTGTTGGGTATGATGATTACTCTTATTTTTCAAGGGTTTTCAAAAAACAAACCGGAATTTCTCCAACGGCTTTTCGGGAATTGAAAAATTAA
- a CDS encoding tetratricopeptide repeat-containing sensor histidine kinase, giving the protein MNKPFACILLLVIIMLFVNCREKKENAVIFVKEEPVKEDAVKAWLHKAENYKKSDKYLMVFYNYYDQKIKAKKYLNAAEILDIACVYLADSYDFNDRFLAKVKEFDSKYREKVPALKTTFVDAYLANYYFDKYNLKKACQYFKKITTLEPYDYNSCYNIARAYYDLSYIYYIMGKQNLSLLANQKSFEYFTKINNPKGLAFVYSNYANIYTAIGDKKRAIENADKAIQAYKKIDNTYNVYIGLINKISIYEYLKDERERPLIDSVYQAFTESKDESKILKIKLFDFKIENLIHENKLSEAKKIIDDLKPIVEDIDSDDLTQEYKLTSALYEIKKNPNYSNFEDFKKALPTLISNQQYEKVNMVYGLLQKNAIQNKDYKDALNYESKKKIIADSIGNIITRIKTVELEKKYQTEKKVQQLKIKEQTITNKNTTIALLGATLIGILFISFAFNLIQKQKKLRLEKQNAQLYTKQLLEKTEEERKRIASDLHDSVSHELLSLKNSLEQKAEITNQKIDAIINDIRSISRNLHPVMFDKIGLKESINQMVERAESVNDFMVTAEIDYHSVLSSSDELQIYRIVQEALSNIIKYADAIAAKISITENENSIIIEIKDNGKGFNVEETLNSKSSFGLHNIIERSRAIGGHANITSNTNGTIITIEIKKA; this is encoded by the coding sequence ATGAATAAACCATTTGCATGTATTCTGTTACTTGTAATAATAATGCTATTTGTAAACTGTAGGGAAAAGAAAGAAAATGCAGTTATTTTTGTAAAAGAAGAACCAGTTAAGGAAGATGCTGTTAAAGCATGGCTGCATAAAGCAGAAAACTACAAAAAGAGTGATAAATATCTAATGGTTTTTTATAACTATTACGATCAAAAAATAAAAGCAAAGAAATATCTGAATGCAGCAGAGATTTTAGATATCGCTTGTGTATATCTTGCAGATTCTTATGATTTTAATGATCGCTTTTTAGCAAAAGTAAAAGAATTTGATTCCAAATACAGGGAAAAAGTCCCTGCATTAAAAACAACTTTTGTAGATGCTTATCTGGCTAATTATTATTTCGATAAGTATAATTTAAAAAAGGCATGTCAGTACTTTAAAAAGATTACTACATTAGAACCTTACGATTATAACAGCTGTTATAATATTGCCAGAGCTTACTATGACTTGTCTTATATTTATTATATTATGGGGAAGCAAAATTTAAGCCTCCTTGCCAATCAGAAATCTTTCGAATATTTTACTAAAATAAATAACCCTAAAGGACTGGCTTTTGTTTATTCTAATTATGCCAATATCTATACGGCTATTGGTGATAAAAAAAGGGCGATTGAAAACGCAGACAAAGCCATTCAAGCCTATAAAAAAATTGACAATACTTATAATGTGTATATCGGTTTGATTAATAAAATTTCGATATATGAATATTTAAAAGATGAACGCGAAAGACCCCTGATAGATTCGGTTTATCAGGCTTTTACAGAAAGCAAAGACGAAAGTAAAATTTTAAAAATAAAGTTGTTTGATTTTAAGATTGAAAATTTAATTCATGAGAACAAATTATCAGAAGCAAAAAAAATAATTGATGATTTAAAACCAATTGTAGAAGATATAGATTCTGATGATCTGACACAGGAATATAAATTAACATCTGCATTGTATGAGATAAAAAAGAATCCTAATTATTCCAATTTTGAAGATTTCAAAAAAGCATTGCCCACTTTAATAAGCAACCAGCAATACGAAAAAGTAAATATGGTTTATGGGCTATTACAAAAAAATGCCATTCAAAATAAAGATTATAAAGATGCATTAAATTATGAATCCAAAAAGAAAATTATTGCGGATAGTATTGGAAATATAATTACCCGAATAAAGACAGTTGAGCTTGAAAAAAAATACCAAACTGAAAAAAAAGTCCAGCAACTAAAAATTAAAGAACAGACTATCACTAATAAAAACACAACGATTGCACTTTTAGGTGCCACTCTTATTGGGATACTTTTTATAAGTTTTGCTTTCAACCTAATACAAAAACAAAAAAAGTTACGTCTTGAAAAACAAAACGCACAATTATACACCAAGCAACTCCTGGAAAAAACAGAAGAAGAACGCAAACGTATTGCAAGCGATTTACATGACAGTGTAAGTCATGAATTATTGAGTTTAAAAAACTCCCTTGAGCAAAAAGCAGAAATTACCAATCAAAAAATTGATGCCATTATCAATGATATTCGTAGTATCAGCAGAAATTTACACCCTGTAATGTTTGATAAAATAGGATTAAAAGAAAGTATCAATCAAATGGTAGAAAGGGCAGAATCTGTTAATGATTTCATGGTTACGGCCGAGATTGATTATCACAGTGTTTTATCTTCTTCCGATGAATTACAAATTTACCGTATTGTGCAGGAAGCCCTTTCCAATATCATAAAATATGCTGATGCAATTGCTGCTAAAATTTCTATAACTGAAAACGAAAACAGTATTATCATTGAAATTAAAGACAATGGAAAAGGATTTAATGTAGAAGAAACTTTAAACAGTAAATCTTCCTTTGGCCTGCATAATATTATAGAACGAAGCAGAGCTATTGGCGGACACGCTAATATCACATCGAATACAAACGGCACAATAATTACCATAGAAATAAAGAAGGCCTAA
- a CDS encoding rubredoxin, with protein MELTRLIVKGGVISPGELREVVNMAMDQGLDSISFGSRQDIIFPKGFKALEKEKMGKHHFVFPDEKSGNNIVSSYVSTDIFRNTNWLTGNKFLYILEQFKDQPKLKVNINDPKQQLVPLFTGHLNFIASEHEDYWYLYIRLPKWQRMEVYPVLIYSWDIATFYYEIERIVTTEESCGIDLIFSLVTEALDTNNRTIDKPLNVPFYPFPYYEGMNRMGIDQYWLGLYWRNNLYDLEFLKEMCDLCFDCKIGKICITPWKSFIVKGIPKDRKLEWEKFLGKKGINVRHSLLELNWHLPVAMEWALNLKTFLVRTLDQFDISTYGLNFGISEYNRDGHYFTSIVVEKNDLPKDLESIKIRDTYNVLYAKNFDPNTREYIVHSQDIDKLELPTILIELSRKYFEELGNLVPETVENNQKKEKPKMDIYQCQECLSLYNPEYGDAGQNIPKGILFTDLAETYCCSLCEAPKSNFKILETVTA; from the coding sequence ATGGAATTAACGAGATTAATAGTAAAAGGAGGCGTTATTTCGCCGGGAGAACTTAGAGAAGTTGTCAATATGGCAATGGATCAGGGTTTGGATTCGATTTCATTTGGTTCAAGACAGGATATTATTTTTCCAAAAGGTTTTAAAGCTTTGGAGAAAGAAAAAATGGGGAAACATCATTTTGTTTTTCCGGATGAAAAAAGCGGTAACAATATCGTTTCCTCTTATGTTTCTACCGATATTTTCAGGAATACCAACTGGCTTACCGGAAATAAGTTTTTATATATTTTAGAACAATTTAAAGATCAGCCTAAACTCAAGGTAAACATCAACGACCCTAAGCAGCAACTGGTTCCATTGTTTACAGGACATCTTAATTTTATTGCTTCCGAGCATGAAGATTACTGGTATCTCTATATTCGTTTGCCGAAGTGGCAGCGTATGGAAGTCTATCCGGTATTGATTTACAGCTGGGATATTGCGACATTTTACTATGAAATTGAGCGCATCGTTACCACTGAAGAATCCTGCGGAATTGACCTGATTTTTAGTTTGGTTACCGAAGCTTTGGATACCAACAACAGAACAATTGACAAACCGCTGAATGTTCCATTTTATCCTTTTCCGTATTATGAAGGAATGAATCGAATGGGGATTGACCAATATTGGCTTGGCTTGTATTGGAGAAACAATCTTTACGATTTGGAGTTCCTAAAAGAAATGTGTGATTTATGTTTCGATTGCAAAATTGGGAAAATCTGTATCACGCCATGGAAATCATTTATCGTCAAAGGAATCCCGAAAGACCGAAAACTGGAATGGGAGAAGTTTTTAGGCAAAAAAGGAATCAATGTACGCCATTCACTTCTGGAACTAAACTGGCATTTGCCTGTTGCAATGGAATGGGCGCTGAACCTGAAAACATTTTTGGTTCGTACGCTTGATCAGTTTGACATCAGTACCTACGGATTAAATTTCGGAATCTCTGAATACAATCGCGATGGGCATTATTTTACTTCTATTGTAGTGGAGAAAAATGATTTACCCAAAGATTTGGAATCAATCAAGATTCGTGATACTTACAATGTTTTGTATGCGAAGAATTTTGATCCTAATACACGAGAATATATTGTGCATTCACAGGATATTGACAAGTTGGAACTGCCAACCATTTTGATAGAATTAAGCCGAAAATACTTTGAGGAATTAGGAAATTTAGTTCCCGAAACAGTTGAAAACAATCAGAAAAAAGAAAAACCTAAAATGGATATTTACCAATGTCAGGAATGTCTTTCTCTCTATAATCCTGAATATGGCGATGCCGGCCAGAATATTCCAAAAGGCATTTTATTCACAGATTTAGCCGAAACCTATTGCTGCTCTTTATGCGAAGCACCAAAAAGCAATTTCAAAATTTTAGAAACGGTTACTGCATAG
- a CDS encoding response regulator — MRILIADDHPFTLSGTKSFVESYGYVVEDTCSNGISALNLIKLHLPDIAILDINMPGLDGLDVAKAIQESKLKTKIILLTMHKEMTIYKKAKEYGIYGYILKEHAQTELQKCLKEVKKGNEYMSISLKNDLITDIPNDDNELANLTLSERKIIELITQQKTTKQIAELLFLSEKTVEGHRSKIIDKLGLPKEKNALLIWAIQNSKK, encoded by the coding sequence ATGAGAATATTAATTGCAGACGACCATCCTTTTACCCTCTCGGGGACAAAAAGTTTTGTAGAATCTTATGGTTATGTTGTTGAGGATACGTGTTCGAATGGTATTTCGGCATTAAACCTGATTAAACTCCATTTACCGGATATTGCTATTCTAGACATCAATATGCCGGGTTTGGATGGTCTTGATGTAGCCAAAGCAATACAGGAAAGTAAACTGAAAACCAAAATCATTTTGCTAACCATGCATAAAGAAATGACCATATATAAAAAAGCAAAAGAATACGGAATTTATGGCTATATATTGAAGGAACATGCGCAAACCGAATTACAAAAATGCCTTAAGGAAGTAAAAAAAGGAAATGAATATATGAGCATTTCCTTAAAAAACGACCTGATAACAGATATTCCTAATGATGATAATGAACTGGCCAATCTTACCTTATCCGAAAGAAAAATCATTGAACTGATCACGCAGCAAAAAACTACAAAACAAATTGCCGAGTTGTTATTTTTATCTGAAAAAACAGTTGAAGGCCACCGAAGCAAAATAATCGATAAATTAGGTTTGCCTAAAGAAAAAAATGCATTACTGATTTGGGCCATACAGAATAGTAAAAAGTAG
- a CDS encoding DUF983 domain-containing protein produces MSNTLIHILKNECPHCHKGKVFKDKNIFLNFGFPKMNESCSHCHYKFQKEPGFFFGAMYVNYGLTVAQGIATYCIAQFFFENTFDLRIIPIIAVVIILFTSFNLRFSRLAWIYMFKDYTS; encoded by the coding sequence ATGTCAAATACATTAATCCATATTTTAAAAAACGAATGTCCACATTGTCATAAAGGAAAAGTTTTTAAAGACAAAAATATTTTCCTGAATTTTGGCTTTCCAAAAATGAATGAGAGTTGCAGCCATTGTCACTATAAGTTCCAGAAAGAACCGGGTTTTTTCTTTGGTGCCATGTATGTAAATTACGGATTAACAGTAGCTCAGGGAATTGCGACATATTGTATTGCTCAGTTTTTCTTTGAAAACACATTCGATTTAAGAATCATCCCGATTATTGCTGTTGTCATTATCTTATTTACATCATTCAATCTCCGATTCTCAAGATTAGCATGGATTTACATGTTTAAGGATTATACGAGCTAA
- a CDS encoding YceI family protein, whose protein sequence is MATTKWSIDPTHSEIGFKVKHMMFTNISGKFGTYDATITTDGDNFENAEIEFSGDIASIDTANADRDSHLKSADFFDAENHPKLTFKASSFKKINDGKYEITGDLNIRGVAKTVTFPVEFSGILTDPWGNTKVGLSIEGKINRKDWGLNWNSALETGGVLVGEEVKLNIELQFAKQA, encoded by the coding sequence ATGGCAACTACAAAATGGTCAATTGACCCAACTCACTCAGAAATTGGTTTTAAAGTTAAACACATGATGTTTACAAATATTTCAGGAAAATTTGGAACTTACGATGCAACAATCACTACAGATGGTGATAACTTCGAAAATGCTGAAATTGAATTTTCTGGCGATATCGCTTCAATCGATACTGCGAATGCTGATAGAGATAGCCATTTAAAAAGTGCTGACTTTTTTGATGCTGAAAATCATCCAAAACTGACTTTCAAAGCTTCTTCTTTCAAAAAAATTAATGACGGAAAGTATGAAATCACAGGAGATTTAAACATCAGAGGTGTTGCAAAAACAGTAACTTTTCCGGTAGAATTTAGCGGAATCCTGACTGATCCATGGGGAAATACAAAAGTTGGTTTGAGCATAGAAGGAAAAATCAACCGTAAAGACTGGGGGCTAAACTGGAACTCTGCTCTTGAAACCGGTGGTGTTTTGGTTGGCGAAGAAGTAAAACTGAATATTGAATTGCAATTTGCTAAACAGGCTTAA
- the fabD gene encoding ACP S-malonyltransferase — protein sequence MKAYVFPGQGAQFTGMGKDLYETSALAKELFEKANEILGFRITDIMFEGTAEELKETKVTQPAVFLHSVILAKTLGEDFKPEMVAGHSLGEFSALVANGTLSFEDGLKLVSQRALAMQKACEITPSTMAAVLGLADNIVEEVCASIDGVVVAANYNCPGQLVISGETTAVEKACEAMKAAGAKRALILPVGGAFHSPMMEPAREELAAAIEATSFSTPICPVYQNVTANAVSDASEIKKNLIIQLTAPVKWTQSVQQMIADGATLFTEVGPGKVLAGLINKIDKEAATANA from the coding sequence ATGAAAGCATACGTATTTCCGGGTCAGGGTGCTCAATTCACAGGAATGGGTAAAGACTTATATGAAACATCGGCTTTAGCCAAAGAATTATTCGAAAAAGCGAATGAAATTTTAGGTTTCAGAATTACAGATATCATGTTTGAAGGCACTGCCGAAGAACTAAAAGAAACTAAAGTAACACAGCCTGCCGTTTTTTTACATTCGGTTATTTTAGCCAAAACGTTAGGAGAAGATTTTAAACCGGAAATGGTAGCAGGACATTCTTTAGGAGAATTTTCAGCTTTGGTTGCCAACGGAACTTTATCTTTTGAAGACGGATTAAAATTAGTTTCACAACGCGCTTTAGCGATGCAAAAAGCTTGTGAAATCACACCCTCTACAATGGCTGCCGTTTTAGGATTGGCAGATAATATTGTCGAAGAAGTTTGCGCTTCCATCGACGGGGTTGTGGTTGCTGCAAATTACAACTGTCCTGGACAATTAGTAATTTCAGGAGAAACAACAGCTGTTGAAAAAGCATGCGAAGCAATGAAAGCAGCAGGAGCAAAAAGAGCCTTAATTTTACCTGTCGGTGGAGCATTTCACTCACCAATGATGGAACCTGCAAGAGAAGAATTAGCGGCTGCTATCGAAGCGACTTCCTTCTCTACTCCAATTTGTCCGGTGTACCAAAACGTAACGGCAAATGCAGTTTCTGATGCAAGCGAAATCAAAAAGAACTTAATCATCCAATTGACTGCTCCGGTAAAATGGACACAATCAGTACAACAAATGATTGCAGACGGCGCTACTTTATTCACTGAAGTTGGCCCAGGAAAAGTATTAGCCGGTTTAATTAATAAAATTGATAAAGAAGCTGCTACGGCAAACGCTTAA